A region from the Inhella inkyongensis genome encodes:
- a CDS encoding cold-shock protein — MPIGTVKWFNDTKGFGFIEPEGGGADVFAHFSAIQMEGFRTLRQGSTVSFETVEGPKGLLAHNIMPVASNSAPS, encoded by the coding sequence ATGCCCATCGGAACGGTGAAATGGTTCAACGACACCAAAGGCTTCGGCTTCATCGAACCTGAGGGCGGGGGCGCCGACGTGTTTGCGCACTTCAGTGCCATCCAGATGGAAGGCTTTCGCACCCTGCGACAGGGCAGCACCGTGTCCTTTGAAACCGTCGAAGGCCCCAAGGGTCTGCTGGCACACAACATCATGCCGGTGGCCAGCAACTCAGCCCCTTCCTGA